The DNA segment CGTCAAGCCGCGAGTCGAGCTCCGCCTCGCTGTACTCTTTCGTGAGTCGGTCGACACGAAGGAAGTCGAAGTACGCCTCGTTTCGCTCGTACAGCACGGGATCACTGCCCGTCTGATCGACGACACCCATCGAAGCCAACCACTCGAGGTTCGTCCTGGCTCCGCCAGGCGAGCAGTCCGCGCGGTCAGCGATTTCTGAAACGGGAGCCGGCTCGGTCAGTCCCGTGACGACCTCGTACACCCGCTCCTTCGTCGAGCGGTCTGCGAGGCTCTCCGTCCACGAGTCAGCGAATGACTCCGGGATGTCCGAGGATTCCTCCGAGGCGTCGTGTTCCGCCATCGTGTCCTCTATTTGGAGCTGTGCTCATAATATTCTTGTGGTAGTTAAATATATACTCTCAGTTGGTGCGTTCTCAGCACCTGCCGTACGATTCGCGGCCGTCCATTCCGTCGAGCCAGCCGCGGTGGAAATACGCGATACAACCCCCAACCGAAAGGTTCGGTCGGTCTGACAGTGGACGAACCGCTCTGTTTCGGAGGGTGTTTCGACGATGCGGACTTCCTGCTTCGCACGGAAGCCGTTCGCGTCCATCGGTAAGACAGCAAGAGTGACCCGAACGCTGGGAGCGACGATACAGAGCGTCGCAAAGCAGTACGCTCGGTTCGTCCCGACGTCAGGATAGGTGATGAGGACGTGGTCTGTGTCGGCTGACCCGTAGAACCGCCACTCCTAGAGTTCTGCGCTTGCTCTCGCTTCGTCCGAGAGCCCAGCAAACTGTTCGACCCACGCTTCGAGGGACTCGTGCATCTCGTCGCGCCGGCTGTCGGAATCGTCGAACTCGATTTTTGACTGGGATCTTAGCATCGGTACTATCGGTTTGAATTGTCTCGCAGGACATCGAGAATCTCCGAGGGAGATATTGCTCTCCCTTACCTGGTTAGGGAGCAATAAATTGGCTCTCGATGGACGCTCGGATGCGTTCCAGGAAGGTCGTCAGGTTGCGCCGTCCTGCGGTCGAACAACTGGAATCAACTGTGCGTTTGATGGCGGCGAACGAGGCTT comes from the Haloarchaeobius salinus genome and includes:
- a CDS encoding DUF7342 family protein — encoded protein: MAEHDASEESSDIPESFADSWTESLADRSTKERVYEVVTGLTEPAPVSEIADRADCSPGGARTNLEWLASMGVVDQTGSDPVLYERNEAYFDFLRVDRLTKEYSEAELDSRLDEYEARLAELTDELDGTDVDAGLLSEVPYDELEDTYEKLSEIRALRRRTRDIRRALLQLQQDDTAGNHWQPA